TGTCGATGTAACTAACTGTTTCTAAATCTACCCCATTAGGAACTTCAATTATTTTACTTAAATCTGTACCATATATTTCATGAAGTGCCTTAGCATCATCGCTAGAGCAAACCATAATTACTTGACTCAGACGACAACATTCTTCTTCAACCTTACGAGTTAATTCCAGTAACTCATGCCCTATGACATTATTTGGCAGGATACCTTTTTTCAGTTCAACTTCTACATCCTGAGCTTCATACCAAATTGGCTTATTACTCACTGCTTGAATTGCAGGTAGAAGGTAAGGATGGCAAGCAATTATAAAATCTGAAGACTTGGCAGATGCTCTTAAAGCTTCCACATATGCAGGAGTTAAATGGTACAGTTGTGGCATGACAACATCTGTAACTGGTACTCCTACCTTTTGTTCAATTAGCCACTCTTGCTCTTGATGTTGTTTGGATTTAGGAATTCGCGTTTCATATAAGTTAGGTGCAATTTCACCTCTAAATGTATCTTGATCAGCATTTGTAAATGTTACTAGCTCAATATCAAATTGTTTAGCTAAATTTCGATACAGGTGAAATACTCGGCTTTGCCCACCGCCTCTGGGAGGAAAAACAGGGAACGTCAAAGCTACTGTAATTTTTTGGCGTTTTTTGCTATCTGAAATCGGTGTAGATGTAGATGGAGTACTTTCGCCTAACAACCTCGCAACTGCATTTTCCCAGTTAATTACTTTAACCAGCTTTCGACCTGCCAAACCCATCTGCTGCGCTTCATCTCGATGTTCACACAGATAGTCAATGCGTTCAGCCAGTGCTTGGGGGTCAGGAGGAACTGAATACCCGGTTTCACCGTTGATGACAAACTCATTAGGGCCACCAGCATCTGTTGTAGTTAGCACTGGCTTACCACTCATCATCGCTTCTATAGTTACTAACCCATAATCTTCATCGTAAGGAACATAAGGAACAGCTAGGGCATCGGCATAAATACTTGTTATTTCCTGGTCATTGACAAACCCTAGAAAAACTATTCTTTCGTCTTCTCCTGCCAATTTTTTTAGATAGTCTGCATCCGGCCCTGTTCCAGCAATTTTTAACTGAATGTTTGTTTTTACATACTTCATTGCTTGGATTAACAAGCTGATACGTTTAGCATTATCTAAACGACCAACCGTGAATAGATAGTTATTACTACCTCTACGAAAAGACTTGATATGTGAAGGTGGATATATAACTTCTACAAAACTTTCTGAAGGAAAATAATTTTGGCGATTGACTACATTTTTAGCAATTGCAGTATACTTCTTAATTGCATTGGGTGCTAAACCTATTCCATCAAGAAAATGAATAAATTCTCGTATTAAAGGGCCAGGAAACTGAAACGCATCTTTTGGACAATTAGGGCTAAAGCGCAGCTGTTCTAATCTCTCAAAAAACTCTTTTAAGGCATTCCTATTTCCCTGATTACCTCTGATAAACTTCTGTAGAGCAGTAATGTCATGATTTTCTGAACTATAGATTTCTGAATATCTAGTAAAATGATATGTATCATATAAGCCGCGTAATCGATGCAGCATATAACAAATATGGTTAGGATGGTGTACCATCCATCCCGGATATTTACCAGATATTACTAAATCAAAGTGAGTCAAATCTAACTCAGAAAAACTTCTGTAGCTATCTATAAGTTCCCAAAAATCCCTTTCTGGACTTGGTAATTTAATTAAATCTGCTTGATGAGGAGTATATTGGTTTATAGATTCTAATAGTCCCCACCAAAGGTTTTCAGCTCCGCCAATACAAAAGGGAACTGGGCTAGGAGCAACAATGGCGATTTGCATATTAATTCTGTAGACTATTTTTTTCGCAAGTTACTTCAAATAACCAATGGTCTTTTGATTCAAATTTAATATTGGTAAATCTGGCTTTTTCTAGATAATGTTCTAATAGAATCTGTGTGAAACCAGTTAAATGCCAGTCACCATCATAAGCTTGCGTACCATACATACACTGGACTAATAATTTTTGTTCTTCGACAGTTTGTTTTGATTCCCATAAGAAAAGCTCAAGTAAACCAATCAAGTTAGGAACCCTAAGTTTTAAAATACCTCCAGACTTAAGTAATCGTGACCATTCCGCTAATGCAGGCTCCGTGTCAGCTCGAGGAAAGTGTTCAAGGCAATCTTGAGCTATAATTTCTTCATAAAAGTCTGACGGTAGCATATCTAATTTTTTAATATCAGCTACTATATCGGGATTATGAAAATCTTGGAAGTCAATATTTAAATAACCTGCACGAATATCAAATCCGCATCCAAGATTTAGCTTACGTGGATGTTGTAAGTAATTAAATTCCTCTAGAGGTTTATATTCAACTTTTTGTACACTAATTGGCTGTAAACTTTTAGTCTGATAAACAATTTTACTGTTACTGCCACCTATACTGTATAACTTAGGAAGCTTGCTAATAATCTTGGAAGTAAGAGATTTTATAGAGTTCATAATTTTCAGCAGCGTTAAGTGTTTTGAGCAATTACGTGTGTATAAGCTGGTTTATGACATTCTCCCATGATATGTCTAGTGTCCGGTATCTTTCTAAACCTGCCATACCCATTTCAGTAGCTCTTTGTTGATGAAAGTATAAATTATCAATTGCTTGAGCGATCGCTTCCGGTTCTGGTTGAACAATCAAACCGGTTTCTTTGTCAACTACAAACTCTACTGCTTCGCCTGAGTCGGTGCAAGTAATTACTGGTTTAGCAGCTAACATTGCTTCTAATGTTACATACCCATAATCTTCATCATAGGAGCCAAAAAACACACCTAGACTATGAGCATAGAAACCCAGCATTTCAGCATCTGAAAGTCTTCCTATTAAACGTACTCGGTGATTAATATCTAATTGCTCAATCAAATTTTGTAGAGCTATCTTCTGTCCGCCATCTCCAGCAATTAAAGCTAAAACTGGAGATTTGACATACTTCATAGCCTTAATTAATAAATGTTGTCTCTTCAGCTCCTCCAATCTACTAGGAAAAAAGATGTAAGGTTCTGCTGGGCTAGTATAAAACTGACCATATAGTTTTGGTGGATGATAAAGTGTAGCTGAACTGATTTGATTAAAGTATTGAAGACGCTTAGAAACTGTTTTACCGATAGTAAAGACCTTATTAAAACTCTTTAATGCTTGCTGATCATTTTGAATAATTTCTTGTCTAAGTAATTGACCTTCAGATGTTTTTGATAAGCCTTCAGTAAAAGTGGTATCCCAGAGATCATACACAGCACGATGTTGATGAATAATCCAAGCAACTTTATTAGGATGCTGCAAATAAAAAGTAGGAAACTTGAGACAAATGACTATATCCATAGTGTAGCCATTCATATACTCAAAGTTCTCACTAGCCCAAATATCCATGCTCCGCTTCACTTCACTTACTGGAGCGAAACGAAAAGGCATAGATATTTCCTCAGCTTCATGACCTGCTTCACGAATGGCTTTTACCAAACCATTTGTTAATATTTCTGCACCACCACGGATGAAAGGTACTTGAACTGTGACAACTCCTATTCTCATTATTTAAAAGTTGTAATTAATAATTATTTTCATGCTTTGTACGCTAATAGTACCATGTCACGGGAAACCGTAACGTAGTCGTTTAAATCGTCAAATTTTCTAGTTAATGAATTAATTAAATGTACTGTTCCCTCAGTTTCTTCAAAGAAACAAGATTGATTTTTAATGAACCCTCTTGCCTCAGCTATAAAGCTAAGTGTATCAGGATGAATTGGGTTTTTATGCGTTGGATCTCTATAAAAATCTCCTGAACCTACTAATATATTTCTAGTATTGGGAGTTTCAAATATGACTAATCCATTTGGTTTCAAAACTCTAACGCTTTCATCAAATAAATTAATTAGGGTTTCAAAAGGGAGATGTTCAATAATATGAAACCCTGTTATAGCACCCAAACTTTCATCAGGTAAAGTTTGTAAATAAGCAATGACATCTGCTTCTTGAACTTCAAGCCCTTTATATCTGCATTGCTCTAGCATTACTCTATTGATATCTAAACCCTTGGCTGTATATCCAGAATTCCGTAGCAATTCTAACCATTCACCTCGACCGCAACCTACATCTAAAATTGGTGATTCAGGTGTACCAACTTTAGCTTCCTGAATTAAGGGTAGATAAACTTTGAAACTATTGAAGATATCTTGCTGGCTACCTCGGAACTTGTCTTCAAAATCGACGTAAAAAGCATCCAAAAAATGTTGCTCTTCATTGATAAAGGTTTGCAGATTTTCTTGACTAAAAGGTTCTGGTAAACGTTTTCGTGCTTCTGCCAAAAACATAGTTATCAGACGCTTCTGCTGTATTAGATCATTTTTAAGGTAACTATCATTTTTGATATAAAATTCATCTGCCTTTTTAATTCTAATATCTGTATTAATTAGGTGTTCATCTATTCTTTGTATTTGGACATCTACTGCTTGCAAGCGCCTATTTATGGTATCTAAATTCTCTTCAATACTATTTAATAAACTCCCAGCTACAGTTTTAGAATCATCAATAGTATTAAGTCTGTTATTAATTTGATTGACACTTCCATTCAGACTATCTACTTGTAGTTTTAAATTTGTGACTTGTTCTATTAGCTGTCGATTCAGTGCTATCGACTCTCTTAAAGTACCGATTAAATTAAAATTGACTTCTCTTTGGTCTTTAAAGAAAAAATTAATAACTTTTAGAATAAATTGTTGTAATTTAGTAGGAATTTTAAAAGGAAAGCGATTAAGCTTATCAGGCCACTTTGTTCGGATAATTGATCTAGACTCTGCGTTTTTAAGTAAAGCTTCAATATAGCTAATATTTGACCTCATTCTGGATGTGTCTAAATTAGATTTAGAGCCTATTGTCCGAGAGTGAACTTGATGTTTAGCCACCTCATCATAAATCTTTTGTATTAACTCATCAACGTTAATTTCTGGATTATTTGAATGAATCATTTTATTAGTTCACCTAGCTAGCCCTGATTTGTTAAATTTTACCTACAAAGTACATCCATAATTTAATGGGTTATAAAATTTTTCATCTAGAACTCACGTTAGATTTTTAATGTACACGTAGGTGGGCATTGTTTATCCTACACTAGCAGGCGATCGCATGGCCATTCTTTAATCAGTTAACAAAAATTAGGGTGTGATAGCCGTTCAACTGCTCAAAATTCCGTCCAAGTGGAGATAGGGGTCTTTATAAAACGTGAACGGCGTGCTTGACTAACCCAAGCCATTGCCTACCAAACACCTGTAAATCTGCGGTAAAAAGCCCTATTCTGAGTAATAAATGAGTAGTTACCTTGTTACAAAAGCCTACAAGCCTTATCTCTTGCTAAGAAAGCAGGGTTAAACTAGTAGCAAGAGGTACATTAAAGGAATAATATGATGAGCGATCGCGACTATACATTAATCTTAGACAAAAGTGGTAGTATGTCTACCCCCGACCAAGCAGGCGGTAGAAATAGATGGGAGATAGCCCAAGAGTCGACTTTGGCATTGGCTAGAAAGTGTGAGCAGTTTGACCCGGATGGCATTACTGTTTACGTGTTTTCCGGTAGATTTAAACGTTATGATGATGTAACCTCAGCTAAAGTTGCACAGATATTTCTGGAAAATGACCCTGCTGGCACAACAAACTTAGCTGGTGTACTTCAGGATGCACTTAATAACTACTTTCAACGCAAGGCTGCTGGTAAAACAAAGGCGAATGGAGAGACAATTTTAGTAATTACTGATGGTGAACCTGACGATCGCAAAGCAGTATTTGAAGTGATAATTCATGCTACTCGCCAGATGGAGCGTGATGAAGAATTAGCAATTTCGATTATTCAAGTAGGTTCAGATCCTCAAGCAACTAAATTCCTCAAAGCTTTAGACGACCAGTTGCAAAGTGTCGGCGCTAAATTTGATATTTGCGACACGGTGACTTTAGACGATTTAGAAGAAATGAGCCTTGCAGATGTATTGATGAACGCCATAACTGATTGATAAGTCAAGAGTCAAGAGTCAAGAGTCAAGAGGAGCCAGTGCGTTGGGCGGTTTCCCCGACTTGTAGCAACTGGCGTTCAAGAGTTCATACTTCACAGCCGTGAATACCAAGCTTGTTGATTGACATTGATCATTGATTAAATAAATGGAGAATTTAAGAATGTTAGAAAATCGTGACTATACCTTAATTATCGACAAAAGTGGCAGCATGGCAACCCCTGATCAAAAAGGTGGTAGAACTCGATGGGTCACAGCACAAGAATCTACCTTTGCCTTAGCTAGTAAGTGTGAACAATTCGATTCAGATGGCATCACTATTTATGTGTTTTCTGGGAGATTTAAACGCTATGAAAATGTTACATCAAGTAAAGTAGCACAAATTTTTAGAGAAAATGATCCCTCTGGTACTACTGATTTAGCAGGCGTATTAAAACACGCAACTGATGATTATTTACAACGCAAAGCATCTGGTCAAACCAAGTCAAATGGTGAAACAATTTTAGTAGTTACTGATGGTGAACCCGATGATCGCAAAGCAGTGATGAAAGTAATTATTGAAGCTTCTCGCCGCATTGATCGGGATGAAGAATTAGCCATTTCTTTTATTCAAGTTGGTACAGATCAGCAAGCTACTCGCTTTCTGAAAGTTTTAGATGATGAACTGCAAAGTGCTGGTGCTAAATTTGATATTTGTGACACAATTACTATGGAAGATATGGAAGATATGAGTTTATCAGAAGTGCTACTTAATGCCATTAATGATTAGTAGAAAAAGGGAACAGGGAGCAGAGAAGAAATAACTTTTAACTCCTAACTCAGCACTCGCTACTAAGATGTTGCACTAGCTATAACATTTTTGGGACTTGTAACAATGGATTCCATCGATAAGCTGTTAGCTCAACTCAAAGCTGAGTACGAAGAAGTACAACCCAAACAGCAGCAACAAACTTCAAATATACCTAAATCATTTATCCAAGCGTCGGCAAAATCGGCATCTTTAATAGATAACCTTTTGGCAGAAGTTAAGGCTGATTTTGCCCAAGAAGATGCTGTGCTTGAGTTGAAAAGACAAGAAGAAATACAACAAGCAAAAAGACAAGAAGAACAACTCAAAGCTAAAGAAATAGAGGCTTTGAAAAAGCAGGCAAAAGATTGGCTAAATAAACTCGATCCGTTCTCACCTGAAGGACTTTGGTTTGAAAGATTTTCTGAAGGTTACCCTTCAAAATTAGAAGCAGCAATAGAATATCTGCAAACCAACTAATAAAATCAATCTATTTTAACTGTTGCTATCAACTAATCGTTATTGTGTTTGCCACTTAATCCAGATAAATTCTGAATAGCCCACTCATGCATTGCATAGAGAATTGGCTGTAAACTTTCTCCTAATGGCGTCAGAGAATATTCCACTTTGGGAGGAATTTGGGCATAGACTTCTCGATGAATTATACCGTCTTCTTCCATTTCTCTAAGTTGCTGAGTCAGCATTTTTTGGGTAATTCCAGGTAAGGCTCGCTGCAACTCACCAAACCGTTTTACACCAGCCATTAATTCTCTTATAATTAAAACCTTCCAACGTCCGCCAATAATTTTTAGCGTGGTTTCAACTTCGCAAGTTAGCCTGCTGTAGTTTTCTGCTTCTGCTTTCATAGTTACTTTTTAGTAAGATACTTACTTTTAAGTGCCTACTTCTCATATTAACTGTATATAGATTAAAGTCTACTGGGCAAGTTTTTTGCACTTTACCCATAACGCTGTTACACACTTATCAGCATAGTTCTGATTGGGAAATTTAT
This region of Nostoc sp. UHCC 0302 genomic DNA includes:
- a CDS encoding class I SAM-dependent methyltransferase, whose product is MIHSNNPEINVDELIQKIYDEVAKHQVHSRTIGSKSNLDTSRMRSNISYIEALLKNAESRSIIRTKWPDKLNRFPFKIPTKLQQFILKVINFFFKDQREVNFNLIGTLRESIALNRQLIEQVTNLKLQVDSLNGSVNQINNRLNTIDDSKTVAGSLLNSIEENLDTINRRLQAVDVQIQRIDEHLINTDIRIKKADEFYIKNDSYLKNDLIQQKRLITMFLAEARKRLPEPFSQENLQTFINEEQHFLDAFYVDFEDKFRGSQQDIFNSFKVYLPLIQEAKVGTPESPILDVGCGRGEWLELLRNSGYTAKGLDINRVMLEQCRYKGLEVQEADVIAYLQTLPDESLGAITGFHIIEHLPFETLINLFDESVRVLKPNGLVIFETPNTRNILVGSGDFYRDPTHKNPIHPDTLSFIAEARGFIKNQSCFFEETEGTVHLINSLTRKFDDLNDYVTVSRDMVLLAYKA
- a CDS encoding VWA domain-containing protein; its protein translation is MLENRDYTLIIDKSGSMATPDQKGGRTRWVTAQESTFALASKCEQFDSDGITIYVFSGRFKRYENVTSSKVAQIFRENDPSGTTDLAGVLKHATDDYLQRKASGQTKSNGETILVVTDGEPDDRKAVMKVIIEASRRIDRDEELAISFIQVGTDQQATRFLKVLDDELQSAGAKFDICDTITMEDMEDMSLSEVLLNAIND
- a CDS encoding VWA domain-containing protein — its product is MMSDRDYTLILDKSGSMSTPDQAGGRNRWEIAQESTLALARKCEQFDPDGITVYVFSGRFKRYDDVTSAKVAQIFLENDPAGTTNLAGVLQDALNNYFQRKAAGKTKANGETILVITDGEPDDRKAVFEVIIHATRQMERDEELAISIIQVGSDPQATKFLKALDDQLQSVGAKFDICDTVTLDDLEEMSLADVLMNAITD
- a CDS encoding glycosyltransferase family 4 protein; translated protein: MQIAIVAPSPVPFCIGGAENLWWGLLESINQYTPHQADLIKLPSPERDFWELIDSYRSFSELDLTHFDLVISGKYPGWMVHHPNHICYMLHRLRGLYDTYHFTRYSEIYSSENHDITALQKFIRGNQGNRNALKEFFERLEQLRFSPNCPKDAFQFPGPLIREFIHFLDGIGLAPNAIKKYTAIAKNVVNRQNYFPSESFVEVIYPPSHIKSFRRGSNNYLFTVGRLDNAKRISLLIQAMKYVKTNIQLKIAGTGPDADYLKKLAGEDERIVFLGFVNDQEITSIYADALAVPYVPYDEDYGLVTIEAMMSGKPVLTTTDAGGPNEFVINGETGYSVPPDPQALAERIDYLCEHRDEAQQMGLAGRKLVKVINWENAVARLLGESTPSTSTPISDSKKRQKITVALTFPVFPPRGGGQSRVFHLYRNLAKQFDIELVTFTNADQDTFRGEIAPNLYETRIPKSKQHQEQEWLIEQKVGVPVTDVVMPQLYHLTPAYVEALRASAKSSDFIIACHPYLLPAIQAVSNKPIWYEAQDVEVELKKGILPNNVIGHELLELTRKVEEECCRLSQVIMVCSSDDAKALHEIYGTDLSKIIEVPNGVDLETVSYIDIEKRHLKKKELNIVGSFTAIFLGSWHNPNLEAVRHIFKMAQELPQINFLIIGSVGLAFRDEPRPANVGFMGAVDEETKDTAFKLVDVALNPVTFGSGTNLKMLEYFASGIPVISTPIGARGLGIEDGKHCIVVQLDKFSEAIAQIKHEDLATQRSRVEAAKRHVQENFDWQAIAQNCIQDITRKCLDLKEKDQI
- a CDS encoding helix-turn-helix domain-containing protein, translating into MKAEAENYSRLTCEVETTLKIIGGRWKVLIIRELMAGVKRFGELQRALPGITQKMLTQQLREMEEDGIIHREVYAQIPPKVEYSLTPLGESLQPILYAMHEWAIQNLSGLSGKHNND
- a CDS encoding glycosyltransferase family 4 protein; protein product: MRIGVVTVQVPFIRGGAEILTNGLVKAIREAGHEAEEISMPFRFAPVSEVKRSMDIWASENFEYMNGYTMDIVICLKFPTFYLQHPNKVAWIIHQHRAVYDLWDTTFTEGLSKTSEGQLLRQEIIQNDQQALKSFNKVFTIGKTVSKRLQYFNQISSATLYHPPKLYGQFYTSPAEPYIFFPSRLEELKRQHLLIKAMKYVKSPVLALIAGDGGQKIALQNLIEQLDINHRVRLIGRLSDAEMLGFYAHSLGVFFGSYDEDYGYVTLEAMLAAKPVITCTDSGEAVEFVVDKETGLIVQPEPEAIAQAIDNLYFHQQRATEMGMAGLERYRTLDISWENVINQLIHT
- a CDS encoding methyltransferase domain-containing protein, with translation MNSIKSLTSKIISKLPKLYSIGGSNSKIVYQTKSLQPISVQKVEYKPLEEFNYLQHPRKLNLGCGFDIRAGYLNIDFQDFHNPDIVADIKKLDMLPSDFYEEIIAQDCLEHFPRADTEPALAEWSRLLKSGGILKLRVPNLIGLLELFLWESKQTVEEQKLLVQCMYGTQAYDGDWHLTGFTQILLEHYLEKARFTNIKFESKDHWLFEVTCEKNSLQN